The proteins below come from a single Mauremys reevesii isolate NIE-2019 linkage group 6, ASM1616193v1, whole genome shotgun sequence genomic window:
- the LOC120407346 gene encoding perilipin-3-like isoform X1 has protein sequence MSSNENDVKDAPSKSGEQEQQNLVSRVASLPLVSAAYDMVSTTYTSIKETHPVIRSICDVAETGVRTITSATASGAQPVLDQQEPQELLVSTASDSACESLDQLEEKLPVLQQPGDQVASDAKELVSTLTGAKDAVCSTDTGVKDAVTSMVGVAIGAVQETMEVTKSADTSSMSTVLGSSMGQMIMSGVDLLPETSELLVDHYLPMTDEELAKLAVSLEGSEEAPTEQQSYYVCLGSLSSALRQRAYQHALGKMRQARQRTLEALSQLQQTIDLMEHAKQAVDQKAHDGQEKLQQMWLEWHKGQPGVGEDSGSPQPEEMVSQALATSQNLILQVQATCHSLLPNIQGLPAALQEKVQQAYENMGELQISFSNVQSCQELSEGILTQTREKVTKAQESLDELLEYVVQNTPLTWIVGPFAPAGDSTEKAEVLAEAEKVEPEVVEAV, from the exons ATGTCTTCTAATGAGAATGATGTTAAGGATGCTCCCTCAAAGAGTGGGGAGCAGGAGCAACAG AACTTGGTGAGCAGAGTGGCCAGCCTGCCCTTGGTCAGCGCTGCTTACGACATGGTCTCCACCACTTACACATCCATCAAAGAGACCCACCCAGTCATCAGATCCATCTGTGACGTGGCAGAGACTGGAGTGAGGACCATCACCTCCGCTACAGCCAGCGGGGCCCAGCCCGTCCTGGACCAGCAGGAGCCTCAGG AACTGTTAGTCTCGACAGCCAGTGACTCTGCCTGTGAGAGCCTAGACCAACTGGAAGAGAAGCTGCCCGTCCTCCAACAGCCAGGTGACCAG GTGGCCTCTGATGCCAAAGAGCTAGTATCAACACTGACAGGTGCCAAGGATGCCGTCTGCAGCACGGACACTGGAGTGAAGGATGCAGTGACCAGCATGGTGGGTGTGGCCATAGGGGCTGTCCAGGAGACAATGGAGGTGACCAAATCAGCAGACACCAGCAGCATGAGCACAGTGTTGGGCTCCAGCATGGGGCAGATGATCATGAGCGGTGTTGACTTGTTACCTGAGACATCTGAGTTGCTGGTGGATCACTACCTCCCAATGACGGATGAAGAACTAG CTAAACTTGCAGTATCCTTGGAGGGGTCCGAAGAGGCTCCCACAGAGCAGCAGAGTTACTATGTGTGTCTGGGTTCCCTTTCGAGCGCGCTGCGCCAGCGAGCCTACCAGCACGCCCTGGGCAAGATGAGACAAGCCAGGCAGCGCACCCTGGAGGCCCTCTCCCAGCTCCAGCAAACCATTGACCTG ATGGAACATGCCAAGCAGGCTGTGgatcagaaggctcatgatgggCAGGAGAAGCTGCAGCAGATGTGGCTGGAGTGGCACAAGGGCCAGCCAGGAGTCGGTGAGGACAGTGGCTCACCACAGCCAGAG gagATGGTGTCCCAGGCTCTAGCCACTTCCCAGAACCTCATCCTGCAGGTGCAGGCCACCTGCCATAGCCTCCTGCCCAACATCCAGGGTCTCCCTGCTGCTCTCCAGGAGAAGGTCCAGCAAGCCTATGAGAACATGGGAGAGCTCCAGATTTCCTTCTCCAATGTCCAGTCCTGCCAGGAGCTGTCTGAGGGTATCCTGACCCAGACCCGGGAGAAGGTGACCAAAGCCCAGGAGTCCCTGGATGAGCTGCTGGAATATGTGGTGCAGAATACTCCCCTCACGTGGATTGTGGGTCCTTTTGCTCCTGCTGGAGACTCTACTGAGAAGGCAGAAGTACTGGCAGAGGCTGAGAAGGTGGAGCCCGAAGTGGTGGAGGCTGTATAG
- the LOC120407346 gene encoding perilipin-3-like isoform X2, translating into MSSNENDVKDAPSKSGEQEQQNLVSRVASLPLVSAAYDMVSTTYTSIKETHPVIRSICDVAETGVRTITSATASGAQPVLDQQEPQVSTASDSACESLDQLEEKLPVLQQPGDQVASDAKELVSTLTGAKDAVCSTDTGVKDAVTSMVGVAIGAVQETMEVTKSADTSSMSTVLGSSMGQMIMSGVDLLPETSELLVDHYLPMTDEELAKLAVSLEGSEEAPTEQQSYYVCLGSLSSALRQRAYQHALGKMRQARQRTLEALSQLQQTIDLMEHAKQAVDQKAHDGQEKLQQMWLEWHKGQPGVGEDSGSPQPEEMVSQALATSQNLILQVQATCHSLLPNIQGLPAALQEKVQQAYENMGELQISFSNVQSCQELSEGILTQTREKVTKAQESLDELLEYVVQNTPLTWIVGPFAPAGDSTEKAEVLAEAEKVEPEVVEAV; encoded by the exons ATGTCTTCTAATGAGAATGATGTTAAGGATGCTCCCTCAAAGAGTGGGGAGCAGGAGCAACAG AACTTGGTGAGCAGAGTGGCCAGCCTGCCCTTGGTCAGCGCTGCTTACGACATGGTCTCCACCACTTACACATCCATCAAAGAGACCCACCCAGTCATCAGATCCATCTGTGACGTGGCAGAGACTGGAGTGAGGACCATCACCTCCGCTACAGCCAGCGGGGCCCAGCCCGTCCTGGACCAGCAGGAGCCTCAGG TCTCGACAGCCAGTGACTCTGCCTGTGAGAGCCTAGACCAACTGGAAGAGAAGCTGCCCGTCCTCCAACAGCCAGGTGACCAG GTGGCCTCTGATGCCAAAGAGCTAGTATCAACACTGACAGGTGCCAAGGATGCCGTCTGCAGCACGGACACTGGAGTGAAGGATGCAGTGACCAGCATGGTGGGTGTGGCCATAGGGGCTGTCCAGGAGACAATGGAGGTGACCAAATCAGCAGACACCAGCAGCATGAGCACAGTGTTGGGCTCCAGCATGGGGCAGATGATCATGAGCGGTGTTGACTTGTTACCTGAGACATCTGAGTTGCTGGTGGATCACTACCTCCCAATGACGGATGAAGAACTAG CTAAACTTGCAGTATCCTTGGAGGGGTCCGAAGAGGCTCCCACAGAGCAGCAGAGTTACTATGTGTGTCTGGGTTCCCTTTCGAGCGCGCTGCGCCAGCGAGCCTACCAGCACGCCCTGGGCAAGATGAGACAAGCCAGGCAGCGCACCCTGGAGGCCCTCTCCCAGCTCCAGCAAACCATTGACCTG ATGGAACATGCCAAGCAGGCTGTGgatcagaaggctcatgatgggCAGGAGAAGCTGCAGCAGATGTGGCTGGAGTGGCACAAGGGCCAGCCAGGAGTCGGTGAGGACAGTGGCTCACCACAGCCAGAG gagATGGTGTCCCAGGCTCTAGCCACTTCCCAGAACCTCATCCTGCAGGTGCAGGCCACCTGCCATAGCCTCCTGCCCAACATCCAGGGTCTCCCTGCTGCTCTCCAGGAGAAGGTCCAGCAAGCCTATGAGAACATGGGAGAGCTCCAGATTTCCTTCTCCAATGTCCAGTCCTGCCAGGAGCTGTCTGAGGGTATCCTGACCCAGACCCGGGAGAAGGTGACCAAAGCCCAGGAGTCCCTGGATGAGCTGCTGGAATATGTGGTGCAGAATACTCCCCTCACGTGGATTGTGGGTCCTTTTGCTCCTGCTGGAGACTCTACTGAGAAGGCAGAAGTACTGGCAGAGGCTGAGAAGGTGGAGCCCGAAGTGGTGGAGGCTGTATAG